In the Campylobacter showae genome, one interval contains:
- the ilvA gene encoding threonine ammonia-lyase: protein MISLNKIIQAKRTISGFVYKTPFAYSAKLSLASGALIYLKEENLQRTGAYKIRGAYNKIANLSSNERKKGVVAASAGNHAQGVAISAREFKTPATIVMPESTPLLKVLGTKDLGAEVILKGDNFDEAYAYAVEYAKQQGMSFIHPFDDEYVMAGQGTVGLEMLDDLAELETIVVPVGGGGLISGISSCVKQVNPDIRVVAVSAKGAPAMFNSFSAKKSINSKTVRTIADGIAVRDASETTLANILECVDEFVQVDDEEIANAILFLLETQKIVVEGAGAVGVASILHNKVKFKAGERIGIVLSGGNIDVQMLNVIIEKGLIKSHRKMALQITLIDKPGALMSLTDSLKIANANIVKIDYDRFSTSLEYGDANITITLETKGEDHQELIKKVLREHDFKFIQVF from the coding sequence ATGATCTCTCTAAATAAAATAATCCAAGCCAAGCGCACGATAAGCGGCTTCGTGTATAAGACGCCGTTTGCTTACAGTGCGAAACTAAGCCTCGCAAGCGGCGCGCTCATCTACCTAAAAGAAGAAAACCTCCAGCGCACGGGCGCATACAAGATCCGCGGCGCGTATAATAAAATCGCAAATTTAAGCTCAAACGAGCGCAAAAAAGGCGTCGTCGCAGCAAGTGCGGGCAATCACGCCCAAGGCGTAGCTATCTCGGCGCGCGAGTTTAAAACGCCGGCTACCATCGTGATGCCCGAGTCCACGCCGCTTTTAAAGGTGCTAGGCACAAAAGATCTAGGTGCCGAAGTTATCCTAAAGGGCGACAACTTCGACGAGGCCTACGCCTACGCCGTAGAATACGCCAAGCAGCAGGGCATGAGCTTTATCCATCCGTTTGACGACGAGTACGTGATGGCCGGGCAGGGCACGGTGGGGCTTGAGATGCTTGACGATCTGGCCGAGCTTGAGACTATCGTCGTGCCGGTTGGCGGCGGCGGGCTAATCAGCGGTATTTCAAGCTGCGTAAAACAGGTAAACCCAGACATTCGCGTAGTCGCCGTGAGTGCGAAGGGCGCGCCTGCGATGTTTAACAGCTTTAGCGCTAAAAAAAGCATAAACTCAAAAACCGTGCGCACGATCGCCGACGGTATCGCGGTTCGAGACGCTAGCGAGACGACGCTGGCAAATATCCTAGAGTGCGTGGACGAGTTCGTGCAGGTCGATGACGAGGAGATCGCAAACGCGATTTTGTTCCTGCTCGAGACGCAAAAGATCGTGGTCGAGGGCGCGGGCGCGGTCGGCGTAGCCAGCATCCTGCACAACAAGGTCAAATTTAAAGCCGGCGAGCGTATCGGCATCGTGCTAAGCGGCGGAAATATCGACGTGCAAATGCTAAACGTCATCATCGAAAAGGGTCTCATCAAATCCCACCGCAAGATGGCGCTGCAAATCACGCTGATCGACAAACCCGGTGCGCTCATGAGCCTAACCGATAGCCTAAAGATCGCAAATGCCAATATCGTGAAAATCGACTATGACCGCTTCTCCACGAGCCTAGAGTACGGCGACGCTAATATCACGATCACGCTGGAAACCAAGGGCGAGGATCACCAAGAACTCATTAAAAAAGTGCTCAGAGAGCATGATTTTAAATTTATTCAGGTGTTTTAG
- a CDS encoding CoA-binding protein — translation MPSDLRQILSSAKNIAVVGLSPDESKPSNEVAKFLIESGFNVFPVYPKFDEILGRKVYRNLTQIDENIDIAVMFRKGEFASELVKDAVKKGVKTLWLQLGITNDAAEAVARENGINFVQDKCIKNRASKA, via the coding sequence ATGCCTAGCGACTTAAGGCAAATTTTATCCTCTGCTAAAAATATCGCGGTCGTGGGCCTTAGTCCTGATGAGAGCAAGCCTAGCAACGAGGTGGCGAAATTTCTCATTGAGAGCGGTTTTAACGTATTTCCCGTCTATCCAAAATTTGATGAAATTTTAGGGCGCAAGGTTTATAGAAATTTGACCCAAATAGATGAAAATATCGACATCGCCGTGATGTTTAGAAAGGGAGAGTTTGCTAGCGAGCTAGTAAAGGACGCCGTCAAAAAAGGCGTGAAAACGCTGTGGTTGCAACTGGGCATAACAAACGACGCAGCAGAAGCGGTCGCGCGCGAAAACGGGATAAATTTCGTGCAGGATAAGTGTATAAAAAATCGAGCTTCAAAGGCTTGA
- a CDS encoding ankyrin repeat domain-containing protein, which produces MRFILPIFLSFSFVFADFSCDDALTEKQRFFSQNLTFSGEFEPNCNDSILGIKEAQILLSAAQKIRAESLACVGNLATKNLNEFKFKILKASYAPEIYAKELESPDEYEKFVSQNRARLRYWGHQSLSNFTVFKDFNKDYNAALEPLVNYYKSNFKIDEGSAIYYASKVANEFLKFAAATLQNGDMDEFARKVSDPTFTKYGINEAIYSGAVSQSSLQNAFNAALLYEKSEDVIREFLRAGVNLNYGFESSLFFALKNLNNVKLLVSSGADVNYENLLGITPLFKAVQLNDINLVKFLLKNGALVNKRLIDLSTKLAYSSNLSVQLPSFVKLCDFDAASKSVLMSAAGAADVEILQLLVDSGADVQAVDDNGLNALDYAIIGKKEINAQYLRAMGLESNLITE; this is translated from the coding sequence ATGAGATTTATTTTGCCGATATTTTTGTCGTTTTCTTTTGTTTTTGCAGATTTTAGCTGCGATGACGCTTTGACTGAAAAGCAGCGGTTTTTCTCGCAAAATTTAACATTTTCGGGAGAATTTGAGCCAAACTGCAATGACTCTATCCTGGGGATAAAAGAGGCGCAAATTTTACTCTCGGCCGCTCAAAAGATCCGCGCCGAAAGCCTTGCTTGCGTCGGAAATTTAGCGACTAAAAATTTAAACGAGTTTAAATTTAAGATACTAAAAGCCTCCTATGCGCCCGAAATTTATGCCAAAGAGCTAGAGAGTCCAGACGAATACGAAAAATTCGTATCGCAAAACAGAGCCAGGCTTCGCTACTGGGGACATCAAAGCCTAAGTAACTTCACGGTTTTTAAGGACTTTAACAAAGACTATAACGCCGCGCTTGAGCCGCTGGTAAACTACTACAAATCAAATTTCAAAATAGACGAAGGCAGCGCGATTTATTATGCTTCGAAGGTCGCAAACGAGTTTTTAAAATTTGCCGCCGCGACTTTGCAAAACGGCGATATGGACGAGTTTGCGAGGAAAGTTAGCGACCCGACCTTTACAAAATACGGCATAAATGAGGCGATATATTCGGGCGCCGTCTCGCAAAGCTCGCTGCAAAACGCCTTTAACGCCGCGCTTCTTTACGAAAAAAGCGAGGACGTGATAAGAGAGTTTTTGCGTGCGGGGGTAAATTTAAACTACGGCTTTGAGAGTTCGCTGTTTTTCGCGCTTAAAAATTTAAATAACGTAAAGCTCCTAGTTTCTAGCGGCGCGGACGTAAACTACGAAAATCTGCTCGGTATCACTCCTCTTTTTAAGGCCGTACAGCTAAACGACATAAATTTGGTCAAATTTCTGCTCAAAAATGGAGCGCTGGTAAACAAAAGGCTGATAGACCTTAGCACCAAGCTTGCCTATAGCTCAAATTTGAGCGTCCAACTACCGAGCTTCGTGAAACTCTGCGACTTTGACGCGGCTTCAAAAAGCGTGCTCATGAGCGCGGCGGGGGCGGCTGATGTGGAGATATTGCAGCTTTTGGTAGATAGCGGCGCGGACGTGCAGGCGGTTGATGATAACGGACTAAACGCCCTAGACTACGCGATCATCGGCAAAAAGGAGATCAATGCGCAGTATCTAAGGGCGATGGGGCTTGAGTCAAATTTGATCACCGAATAA
- the trmA gene encoding tRNA (uridine(54)-C5)-methyltransferase TrmA, protein MPDKFCKFLGECGSCTLDMPYEEQAEFKKDLIRREFEPFYRGEFEFFASQRAAYRTRAEFGIWHDIWHSAVDLAYTMHGAKTKRIMIDECPKVAAPIANLMPRLLEALMKNQILKERLFGAEFISCASGILATLLYHKRLGEAEQSEIESLARELAGHRVTIAARAKGQKLLSGELNLLDSLNIGGKIYKFTFGDGAFIQPNTAVNEKMVAWAKGCVECGADLLELYCGHGNFTVPMAEKFKRVLATEISKGSIANALKNCELNGVDNIKFLRMSAEELMSAFGREREFNRLRELDIFSYDFSHVLVDPPRAGLDESVINFIKNYENIIYISCSPQSLKRDLAQLAATHEAVKFAVFDQFANTAHIECGVLLRSKNA, encoded by the coding sequence TTGCCCGATAAGTTTTGTAAATTTTTAGGAGAGTGCGGTAGCTGCACTCTTGATATGCCTTATGAGGAGCAGGCTGAATTTAAAAAAGATCTCATAAGGCGCGAATTTGAACCGTTTTACCGCGGCGAATTTGAGTTTTTCGCCTCGCAGAGGGCCGCTTACCGCACGAGGGCGGAGTTTGGAATTTGGCACGATATTTGGCATAGCGCGGTCGATCTAGCATACACGATGCACGGTGCCAAAACCAAGCGGATTATGATAGACGAATGCCCAAAAGTAGCCGCTCCTATCGCAAATTTGATGCCGCGTTTGCTTGAAGCGCTTATGAAAAATCAAATTTTAAAAGAGAGGCTCTTTGGCGCCGAGTTTATCTCGTGCGCGAGCGGGATACTAGCGACGCTGCTCTATCATAAGCGCCTAGGCGAGGCCGAGCAGAGCGAGATAGAAAGCTTAGCGCGCGAGCTTGCCGGTCACCGCGTAACGATCGCTGCAAGGGCAAAGGGGCAAAAGCTGCTAAGCGGCGAGTTAAATTTGCTAGATAGCCTAAATATCGGCGGTAAAATTTATAAATTTACATTCGGCGACGGAGCTTTTATCCAGCCAAACACCGCCGTAAACGAAAAGATGGTCGCATGGGCGAAGGGCTGCGTAGAGTGCGGCGCGGATCTGCTCGAGCTTTACTGCGGACACGGCAACTTTACCGTCCCGATGGCGGAAAAATTTAAGCGCGTTTTGGCGACCGAGATATCCAAAGGCTCGATCGCAAATGCCCTTAAAAACTGCGAACTAAACGGCGTAGATAACATTAAATTTTTACGAATGAGCGCCGAGGAGCTAATGAGCGCGTTTGGGCGCGAGCGCGAGTTTAACCGCTTAAGAGAGCTTGATATCTTTAGCTACGACTTCTCGCACGTTTTGGTCGATCCGCCTCGCGCGGGACTTGATGAGAGCGTGATAAATTTCATCAAAAACTACGAAAATATCATCTATATCTCCTGTTCGCCGCAAAGTCTAAAACGCGATCTAGCGCAGCTTGCCGCGACGCACGAGGCGGTTAAATTTGCCGTCTTTGATCAGTTTGCAAACACAGCTCACATCGAGTGCGGCGTGCTTTTAAGGAGTAAAAATGCCTAG
- a CDS encoding bifunctional 3,4-dihydroxy-2-butanone 4-phosphate synthase/GTP cyclohydrolase II encodes MDRVEQAINDIKNGKMVVMVDDEDRENEGDLVFAATFSDTQKVNFAITHAKGVLCLALNEEIAKRLELNLMVDKNTSCHETAFTVTIDAKNTTTGVSAYERDVTIRLAADPMSKPEDFVRPGHIFPLIAKKGGVLSRTGHTEGSVDLCKLAGLTQAAVICEIVKEDGNMARRPDLEAFCEKFGLNMVSVSELVQYRLKHESLIEIKEKSAAKIVGFDALKCEILDHKGERHYAFVFGEIKDKTAVKFHQISSDVELLCSDKFDDLRGSLEYLAKNGGVAVFLQGEEKCGGQVKDYGIGAQILHKLGVSRIELLSANKNKDFVALKGFGLDIAGYKE; translated from the coding sequence ATGGATAGAGTAGAGCAGGCCATAAACGACATCAAAAACGGCAAAATGGTCGTCATGGTCGACGACGAGGATCGCGAAAATGAGGGCGATCTCGTATTTGCGGCGACCTTTAGCGATACGCAAAAGGTAAATTTCGCCATAACTCACGCAAAAGGCGTGCTGTGCCTTGCGCTAAACGAGGAGATCGCAAAGAGGCTTGAGCTAAATTTAATGGTGGATAAAAACACGTCCTGCCACGAGACGGCGTTTACCGTCACCATAGACGCCAAAAACACGACCACGGGCGTGAGCGCCTACGAGCGCGACGTCACGATCCGCCTAGCGGCCGATCCGATGTCAAAGCCGGAGGATTTCGTGCGCCCTGGACATATCTTCCCGCTCATCGCTAAAAAAGGCGGCGTGCTAAGCCGCACGGGACACACCGAAGGCTCGGTGGATCTATGCAAGCTTGCCGGCCTAACGCAAGCAGCCGTCATCTGCGAGATCGTAAAAGAGGACGGAAATATGGCTCGCAGACCCGATCTAGAGGCGTTTTGCGAGAAATTCGGGCTAAATATGGTCTCGGTTTCCGAGCTCGTGCAGTACCGTCTAAAACACGAAAGCCTAATCGAGATAAAAGAAAAAAGCGCGGCTAAGATAGTAGGCTTTGACGCCCTAAAATGCGAGATCCTAGATCACAAGGGCGAGCGCCACTATGCCTTTGTTTTCGGCGAGATAAAGGATAAAACCGCGGTCAAATTTCATCAAATTTCAAGCGATGTAGAGCTGCTTTGCTCGGATAAATTTGACGATTTGCGCGGTTCGCTCGAGTATCTAGCTAAAAACGGCGGTGTCGCGGTGTTTTTACAAGGCGAGGAGAAGTGCGGCGGACAGGTCAAGGACTACGGCATCGGGGCGCAAATTTTACACAAACTAGGCGTCAGCCGCATCGAGCTTTTAAGCGCGAATAAGAACAAAGATTTTGTTGCGTTAAAGGGCTTTGGACTTGATATCGCGGGTTACAAAGAATAA
- a CDS encoding helicase IV: MSFDVPKILIVLLLIVIILLTLKLFKKQKIKQTRYKSDSGDTVKSRAELIVANWLFYRGIDFIYEKKAPTKERVVSDFYLTQSKIYIEFWGLETPQYLKRKSKKIKIYKKNRLKLIQMNDDSLRDLNVFFAKEFARLGAKYQIKPKQ, encoded by the coding sequence ATGAGCTTTGACGTACCAAAAATTTTAATCGTTTTGCTACTGATTGTAATTATTTTGCTGACTTTAAAGCTATTTAAAAAGCAAAAAATCAAGCAAACTAGATACAAAAGCGATAGCGGCGATACGGTAAAAAGCCGTGCCGAGCTCATCGTGGCAAATTGGCTGTTTTACCGCGGCATAGATTTTATCTACGAGAAAAAAGCGCCGACCAAAGAGCGCGTCGTTAGCGATTTTTACCTTACGCAAAGCAAAATTTATATCGAATTTTGGGGACTTGAGACGCCGCAATACCTAAAAAGAAAAAGCAAAAAAATCAAAATTTATAAGAAAAACCGCCTAAAACTTATCCAAATGAACGACGACAGCCTGCGCGATTTAAACGTATTTTTTGCTAAAGAATTTGCAAGGCTCGGCGCAAAATATCAAATCAAGCCAAAACAGTAA
- a CDS encoding HIT family protein, which yields MDHICAPWRSEYFGKKEQGCVFCSVVNHPEKDAQTGVLFRAKRCFGIMNLYPYTPGHFMVIPYVHTDNIESLDEQTWSQMSAYVREGVKILKRELNAAGVNIGMNLGKAGGAGIAEHVHYHLVPRWSGDTNFITSIAEVRVNGVPFTPLYEKLKAAFADVCFNER from the coding sequence ATGGATCACATTTGTGCGCCGTGGAGGAGCGAGTATTTTGGCAAAAAGGAGCAGGGCTGCGTCTTTTGTAGCGTCGTAAATCATCCCGAAAAAGACGCCCAGACTGGCGTTTTGTTCCGCGCAAAGCGGTGTTTTGGGATCATGAATCTCTATCCGTATACGCCGGGGCACTTTATGGTGATACCTTACGTGCATACCGATAATATCGAAAGCCTAGACGAGCAGACGTGGTCGCAGATGAGCGCCTACGTGCGCGAGGGCGTGAAAATTTTAAAACGCGAACTAAATGCGGCGGGCGTAAATATCGGGATGAATCTAGGCAAAGCAGGCGGTGCGGGTATCGCAGAGCACGTACACTATCATCTAGTGCCGCGCTGGAGCGGAGATACGAACTTTATCACATCTATCGCCGAAGTGCGCGTAAACGGCGTGCCTTTTACTCCGCTTTACGAGAAGCTCAAAGCCGCGTTTGCGGACGTTTGCTTTAATGAGCGGTAA
- the trpC gene encoding indole-3-glycerol phosphate synthase TrpC, with product MILDQIIERTKEDLALRKSQTPFEKLQELAAKNPREIKDAVKALKSSSDEPYRIIAEVKKASPSKGLIRPNFAPVEIAKEYEKGGANAISVLTEPHFFKGNLEYLAAIRSESSLPLLRKDFIVDEYQILEALVYGADFILLIAKALSAGELKRLLDYARSLGLEALVETHDEEDVEKSNFARAKIVGVNHRNLSTFEMDMSLCEKLFSKIKNASAIVAESGIYEHSQLKELHAQGADAFLIGEHFMRQEDLAKAVKTVKEG from the coding sequence ATGATACTAGATCAGATAATCGAACGAACTAAAGAGGACTTGGCGCTGCGAAAATCGCAAACGCCTTTTGAAAAGCTACAAGAACTCGCAGCCAAAAATCCTCGCGAGATAAAAGACGCGGTAAAAGCGCTAAAAAGTAGCTCAGACGAGCCGTATCGCATCATCGCCGAGGTCAAAAAAGCAAGCCCTAGCAAGGGGCTGATAAGGCCAAATTTTGCGCCCGTAGAGATAGCCAAAGAGTATGAAAAAGGCGGCGCAAACGCCATCTCGGTTCTAACTGAGCCGCATTTTTTTAAAGGAAATTTAGAGTATCTAGCTGCCATCAGAAGCGAAAGCTCGCTACCGCTACTTCGTAAGGATTTTATCGTAGACGAGTATCAAATTTTAGAAGCGCTCGTTTACGGGGCTGATTTTATCTTGCTTATCGCAAAGGCTCTTAGCGCGGGCGAGTTAAAGCGGCTGCTTGATTACGCGCGATCGCTCGGGCTTGAGGCATTAGTGGAGACGCACGACGAAGAGGATGTGGAAAAGTCAAATTTCGCACGCGCAAAGATAGTCGGAGTAAATCACCGAAATTTAAGCACGTTTGAGATGGATATGAGCCTTTGCGAGAAGTTGTTTTCTAAAATCAAAAACGCAAGCGCCATCGTCGCCGAAAGCGGTATCTACGAGCATTCGCAGCTAAAAGAGCTTCATGCGCAAGGAGCCGATGCGTTTTTGATAGGCGAGCATTTTATGAGGCAAGAGGACTTGGCAAAAGCCGTAAAAACCGTAAAGGAGGGCTAG
- a CDS encoding DUF4230 domain-containing protein produces the protein MIDVISLILAILLAICVFMIFRFNKALKTVQKPSTTQISTEISQLKSIGELSVFQVYSKEIVTKTDHAFGSFGKEYLRWLVSEKKLSMIFEFEINFIYDLTSPRLEIVNVASEEYLIKMPPCKYKFSIANMKFYDEKNGKFIPFLLPDSLNGFFGSSFSEEDKNRLIEEARAEVEKMSVRLINQLQSKIHKSARDTLEAIAKSFGARAVRFEFNDEGEQVRLNLQNVA, from the coding sequence ATGATAGATGTTATAAGCCTTATTTTAGCGATTTTGCTAGCGATTTGCGTATTTATGATTTTTAGATTTAACAAAGCCTTAAAAACTGTGCAAAAGCCTTCTACGACGCAGATTAGCACCGAGATATCGCAGCTAAAATCCATCGGCGAGTTATCCGTTTTTCAGGTCTATAGCAAAGAGATCGTGACCAAGACCGACCATGCATTCGGCAGCTTCGGCAAGGAGTATCTACGCTGGCTAGTGAGCGAGAAAAAGCTCTCGATGATATTTGAGTTTGAGATAAATTTCATCTACGACCTAACTAGCCCGCGCCTAGAGATCGTAAACGTCGCGAGCGAGGAGTATCTCATCAAGATGCCGCCTTGCAAATACAAATTTTCGATCGCGAATATGAAATTTTACGACGAGAAAAACGGCAAATTTATCCCATTTTTGTTGCCTGATTCGCTAAACGGATTTTTCGGTAGCAGCTTTAGCGAGGAGGATAAAAACAGGCTCATCGAGGAGGCGCGCGCCGAGGTCGAAAAGATGTCCGTGCGCCTGATAAATCAGCTCCAGTCCAAGATTCACAAATCCGCGCGCGACACGCTAGAGGCGATCGCAAAGAGCTTCGGGGCTAGGGCGGTGAGATTTGAGTTTAACGACGAGGGCGAGCAGGTCAGGCTAAATCTACAAAACGTGGCGTGA
- a CDS encoding SDR family NAD(P)-dependent oxidoreductase, with amino-acid sequence MKGTAFITGATSGFGEAIARMLSREGYKIVALARRKERLEALAKELGNTHIIVADIRDKKAVFDGVANLPQEFRDIEVLVNNAGLALGLEGAAETSIEDFETMVDTNIKGFLYSTKAVLPLMIARKSGYIFNLGSTAGAWPYPGSHVYGASKAFVKQFSRNLRNDIRGTGIRVTEIAPGICKTEFSEVRFGGDKAKADAVYEGVAYITAEDIAQIVLNCLNMPHRVNINVVEAMATQQTWAGLFIEKK; translated from the coding sequence ATGAAAGGAACGGCTTTTATCACGGGAGCTACGTCGGGTTTTGGCGAAGCGATAGCTAGGATGCTGAGCCGCGAAGGCTACAAGATCGTAGCGCTCGCTCGCCGCAAGGAAAGGCTCGAGGCCTTAGCTAAGGAGCTTGGAAATACGCACATCATCGTCGCAGATATCCGCGATAAAAAGGCGGTTTTTGACGGCGTGGCAAATTTGCCGCAGGAGTTTCGCGATATCGAAGTGCTCGTAAATAACGCAGGCCTAGCGCTGGGGCTTGAAGGCGCGGCGGAGACTAGTATCGAGGACTTTGAGACGATGGTAGATACCAACATCAAAGGCTTTTTGTACTCGACTAAGGCGGTTTTGCCCCTCATGATCGCGCGAAAGAGCGGCTATATCTTTAATCTAGGCTCGACAGCTGGCGCATGGCCGTATCCGGGCAGTCACGTTTACGGCGCGAGCAAGGCTTTTGTGAAGCAGTTTAGTAGAAATCTGCGCAACGACATCCGCGGCACCGGCATACGCGTGACCGAGATAGCTCCGGGCATATGCAAGACCGAGTTTAGCGAGGTTCGCTTCGGCGGCGATAAGGCTAAGGCCGATGCTGTTTACGAAGGCGTAGCGTACATCACCGCCGAGGATATCGCGCAGATTGTGCTAAACTGCCTAAATATGCCTCACCGCGTCAATATCAACGTCGTCGAAGCGATGGCGACGCAGCAGACTTGGGCTGGGCTTTTTATCGAAAAAAAGTAG
- a CDS encoding MOSC domain-containing protein, translating to MAFVKALLIGKARQYGSVAATDELGKAWRSAIFKNAQTGEIYANELGFEGDEVADTKHHGGVNKAVFANSLENYPAWEAYLGLKNLPLGAMGENLTVSGLDETSVNVGDVHKIGSLVLQVTQPRKPCFKLAKRWGNANLAKEIFVTGLTGWYYKVLENGSCKAGCEVEILQKNENALSIMQINKLFFNPSENLDLLPKFRALEALPASWQDDINRRLNGSYSTAFMEKL from the coding sequence ATGGCATTCGTAAAAGCGCTCTTGATAGGTAAAGCAAGGCAGTACGGCAGCGTGGCGGCCACGGACGAGCTGGGCAAGGCTTGGCGCTCGGCGATATTTAAAAATGCGCAGACGGGCGAAATCTACGCAAACGAGCTTGGCTTTGAGGGCGACGAGGTCGCCGACACCAAGCATCACGGCGGCGTAAATAAAGCCGTGTTTGCAAATTCGCTAGAAAACTATCCCGCGTGGGAAGCTTATCTTGGGCTTAAAAATTTGCCGCTAGGCGCGATGGGCGAAAATTTGACCGTTAGCGGACTAGATGAAACTAGCGTAAATGTGGGCGACGTCCATAAAATCGGCTCGCTGGTGCTGCAAGTAACCCAGCCTAGAAAACCGTGTTTTAAGCTCGCAAAACGCTGGGGAAATGCAAATTTAGCCAAAGAGATTTTTGTCACCGGATTAACCGGCTGGTACTATAAAGTGCTTGAAAACGGGTCGTGCAAGGCCGGCTGCGAGGTAGAGATCTTGCAAAAAAACGAAAATGCTCTAAGCATAATGCAGATAAACAAGCTATTTTTTAATCCGAGCGAAAATTTGGATTTATTGCCCAAATTTAGAGCGCTAGAAGCGCTGCCTGCAAGCTGGCAGGACGATATAAACAGACGCTTAAACGGCTCGTATAGCACGGCTTTTATGGAAAAACTTTGA
- a CDS encoding Na+/H+ antiporter NhaC family protein — protein MKKILFLSLLPILALAVDPEVAKKNAEIFGFWTLIPPVVAIVLAFITKDVVLSLFIGVFSGTFLINVIDSSIPMTFVKGFTDIVKRVVGSLADSWNAGIVLQVLCIGGVVALITKMGGTKAVAIWLSKKAKTGVSAQISTWVMGLFVFFDDYANSLIVGPIMRPITDKFKVSREKLAFIIDATAAPIAGLAVISTWVGLEISLIKQGYELIGITNVNAFSIFVETMPYRFYNLFMLFFIVCTAFMGREFAGMLKAERRARAGELHPRRDGAMIEDVEDKTLEPKENIKLQSSNAIVPLLVLILGAFVSFYFSGLGSLEGEALESAKAHPLTFHTFQATFGAADASVALFQSALLATIVAIFMAVYRKILTVREAIETWGKGWKTMITTIIILLLAWSLSSVIKELGTSRYLVDLLSQSTPKIVLPAAIFMLGSFISFSTGTSYGTMGILMPLAIPLASAVGMHSGLEGDALHAYMIVNISAVLTGAIFGDHCSPISDTTILSSMGAGCNHIDHVQTQMPYALAVCAISIFAGYFPTALGLSIWIVLPFGLLVTALVVRFVGQKV, from the coding sequence ATGAAAAAGATTTTATTTTTGTCGCTTTTGCCGATCTTGGCGCTAGCCGTAGATCCCGAAGTAGCGAAAAAAAATGCCGAAATTTTCGGCTTTTGGACGCTCATACCGCCCGTGGTGGCGATAGTTTTGGCGTTTATCACCAAAGACGTCGTTTTGTCGCTGTTTATCGGCGTTTTTAGCGGTACGTTTCTCATAAACGTCATCGACTCAAGCATCCCGATGACCTTCGTAAAGGGCTTTACCGACATCGTAAAAAGGGTCGTGGGCTCGCTGGCCGATAGCTGGAACGCGGGCATCGTGCTTCAGGTGCTTTGTATCGGCGGCGTGGTCGCGCTCATCACCAAAATGGGCGGAACCAAGGCCGTGGCGATATGGCTGAGCAAAAAGGCTAAAACAGGCGTTTCGGCTCAAATTTCAACCTGGGTGATGGGACTTTTCGTCTTTTTTGACGACTACGCGAACTCCCTCATCGTGGGCCCGATCATGCGCCCGATAACGGACAAATTTAAAGTCTCTCGCGAAAAGTTAGCCTTCATCATCGACGCTACCGCCGCTCCGATAGCGGGCCTAGCCGTCATCTCGACTTGGGTCGGACTTGAGATCTCGCTGATCAAACAAGGCTACGAGCTCATCGGCATAACGAACGTAAACGCTTTTAGCATCTTCGTCGAGACGATGCCTTATAGATTTTACAATCTTTTCATGCTATTTTTTATCGTCTGCACCGCATTTATGGGGCGCGAATTTGCCGGTATGCTAAAAGCCGAGCGCAGAGCTAGAGCGGGCGAACTACACCCTAGACGCGACGGAGCGATGATAGAGGACGTCGAGGATAAGACGCTAGAGCCTAAAGAAAACATAAAACTACAAAGCTCAAACGCGATCGTGCCGCTTTTGGTGCTTATTTTGGGCGCGTTCGTTAGCTTTTATTTTAGCGGTTTGGGCTCGCTTGAGGGCGAGGCTCTTGAGAGCGCGAAGGCTCATCCGCTTACGTTCCACACCTTCCAGGCTACTTTTGGCGCAGCTGATGCATCGGTGGCGCTATTTCAGTCAGCTTTGTTAGCTACGATAGTGGCGATATTTATGGCCGTTTATAGAAAAATTTTAACCGTGCGCGAGGCGATAGAGACATGGGGTAAGGGCTGGAAAACCATGATAACTACGATCATCATCCTGCTTCTTGCTTGGTCGCTTAGCTCGGTGATCAAGGAGCTCGGCACGTCTCGCTACCTAGTCGATCTGCTTTCGCAGTCTACGCCAAAGATCGTCCTTCCGGCGGCGATTTTTATGCTGGGTTCGTTTATCAGCTTTTCTACCGGCACCAGCTACGGCACGATGGGTATCTTGATGCCGCTTGCGATACCGCTAGCTAGCGCGGTGGGCATGCACAGCGGACTAGAGGGCGACGCCTTGCACGCGTATATGATAGTAAATATCTCAGCCGTTTTAACGGGCGCGATATTCGGCGATCACTGCTCTCCGATCTCGGATACTACGATACTTTCGTCCATGGGCGCGGGGTGTAACCACATCGATCACGTCCAGACTCAGATGCCTTATGCGCTTGCCGTTTGCGCGATTAGTATTTTTGCGGGATACTTCCCGACCGCGCTTGGCCTAAGTATCTGGATAGTGCTTCCATTTGGGCTTTTGGTGACGGCATTAGTGGTTAGATTCGTCGGGCAAAAGGTTTAA